ACGCTCAACTGGCCACAACTCCTACTCTTCAGAACGCTTAGCGGAAGCGCTTCACCCTAGCTGGTGGCGTTGTTACCGCACACCATCGTGGTAGGAGGTCACCTGGACTCGGTTGCCGCGGGCCCAGGGGTCAACGACAACGGGAGCGGCTCAGCGACGATCCTCGAGCTCGCCGAGGTCTACGCAGCCCAGGACCGGGAACCGCAGAACAAACTTCGCTTCATGTGCTACGGCGCGGAGGAGAACGGGCTCTTGGGCTCCGAGTTCTATGTCGGCAGCCTCTCCGAGGCGGAGCTCGACGATATCGAGCTGATGCTGAACTTCGACATGCTCGGCTCACCGAACTACGTCAGGTTCGTCTACGACGGGAACAACTCCACGTTCCCTGCCGGCGTCGATGGGGTGCAGCCCGGTCCTCCCGGATCGGGCGCGATCGAGCAGATTTTCCTGGACTACTTCGGGGCGGTGTTCGGCACCGCGTCGTTCATTGGCAGCGATCCGACGCCGTTCAACGGGCGTTCGGACTACGGCCCGTTCATCCTCGAAGGGATTCCGGCGGGTGGGCTGTTCTCAGGCGCCGAGGGATCCAAGACCG
The genomic region above belongs to Actinomycetota bacterium and contains:
- a CDS encoding M28 family peptidase; translated protein: MVGGHLDSVAAGPGVNDNGSGSATILELAEVYAAQDREPQNKLRFMCYGAEENGLLGSEFYVGSLSEAELDDIELMLNFDMLGSPNYVRFVYDGNNSTFPAGVDGVQPGPPGSGAIEQIFLDYFGAVFGTASFIGSDPTPFNGRSDYGPFILEGIPAGGLFSGAEGSKTAQQVTDYGGLLDVAYDPCYHQACDTFAGTAGGTAPGLALRSLDELSDGVAHTFLLLSRQDFVRNPLEDPEVDVSAAGLSRGGFARVELPAA